In Bradyrhizobium sp. 1(2017), one DNA window encodes the following:
- a CDS encoding carbohydrate ABC transporter permease, whose product MYPTPIQDRPLPVRVAYRLVLYVAIAAWIAPLIAIVMTAIRAQGDLLAGNYWGMPQQFALVENFREIFASSPMGMFFVNSIVVTVTTVVGVLVLSTLAAVALAKYPFPGRTLVFSMFIAGNFVPYQILMIPVRGIVLSLGLYDSIWALIIFHTAFQTGFATLFLRNFVVALPNELFEAARLEGASEFTIIWQIIVPLLRPALAGLSVLVFTFVWNDYFWALVLVQSDAAKPLTLGLAGLKGEWLTAWNLISAGSLAAALPPVALFFLTQKHFVAGLTVGAVKS is encoded by the coding sequence ATGTACCCGACCCCCATTCAAGACCGACCGCTTCCGGTCCGTGTTGCTTATCGCCTCGTCCTCTACGTCGCGATCGCGGCCTGGATCGCCCCCCTCATCGCCATCGTCATGACGGCGATCCGCGCGCAAGGCGATCTGCTGGCTGGAAACTACTGGGGCATGCCCCAGCAGTTCGCGTTGGTCGAGAATTTCCGGGAGATCTTTGCCAGTTCGCCGATGGGCATGTTCTTCGTGAACAGCATCGTGGTCACGGTGACGACCGTGGTGGGAGTGCTCGTGCTGAGTACGCTCGCTGCGGTGGCACTCGCCAAATATCCTTTCCCGGGCCGGACGCTCGTCTTCTCCATGTTCATTGCCGGCAACTTCGTGCCGTATCAGATCCTGATGATTCCGGTGCGCGGCATCGTACTTTCACTCGGCCTCTACGACTCCATCTGGGCCCTGATCATATTTCACACCGCATTTCAAACGGGCTTTGCGACGCTGTTTCTGCGCAATTTCGTGGTCGCTCTGCCGAATGAACTGTTCGAAGCAGCGAGGCTCGAAGGAGCGAGCGAGTTCACGATCATCTGGCAGATCATCGTGCCTCTTCTGAGGCCGGCTCTGGCGGGCCTTTCCGTGCTTGTCTTCACATTTGTCTGGAATGATTATTTCTGGGCTCTCGTGCTGGTCCAGAGCGATGCGGCAAAGCCGCTTACGCTTGGACTTGCAGGTCTCAAGGGAGAATGGCTGACCGCCTGGAATCTCATCTCGGCAGGTTCGTTGGCCGCGGCGCTTCCGCCTGTTGCACTGTTCTTTCTGACTCAGAAGCATTTCGTCGCAGGCCTCACGGTCGGAGCCGTAAAATCGTGA
- a CDS encoding LysR family transcriptional regulator, producing the protein MDSDALNTFLAVHRRGGISHAAKFLHRSQPAISRRIALLEQELGVPLFERVAGRTRLSDAGRVLIPYAERAVAAAQDAEQAIRALTKQNAGPVSLAVTGTLADGRLSSIMKRFAKEHPAVTLALRTATSAEVSDLIRRGEATIGLRYNTDRSGDLACEQVLSEALQVVCAADHPLAGKRVKRLAELGGERWIAFPEIRGRREIAAAHVFALFLTQGLGEVEWTAVDSLTAQKRLVESGFGLALLGQSHLAEELRAGSIATIAVGDLAAQQHIVLVTRRGGFLSAAAERLLESIRRNYALDVLARRDARKSSPARKGVARRRSV; encoded by the coding sequence ATGGACAGTGACGCCCTCAACACCTTCCTGGCCGTTCATCGCAGGGGTGGGATCTCGCATGCCGCAAAATTCCTGCACCGTTCGCAGCCGGCGATCTCGCGCCGCATCGCGCTTCTGGAGCAGGAGCTCGGCGTGCCCCTGTTCGAGCGGGTGGCGGGCCGCACGCGGCTCAGCGATGCCGGGCGCGTGCTGATCCCCTATGCCGAGCGCGCGGTTGCCGCGGCGCAGGACGCCGAACAGGCGATCCGCGCGTTGACCAAGCAGAACGCAGGGCCGGTATCGCTGGCCGTGACCGGCACGCTCGCCGACGGCCGCCTCTCCAGCATCATGAAGCGGTTTGCCAAGGAGCATCCGGCCGTCACGCTGGCCTTGCGGACGGCGACCAGCGCGGAGGTCAGCGATCTCATCCGGCGCGGCGAGGCCACCATCGGCCTGCGCTACAACACCGACCGCTCCGGCGATCTCGCCTGCGAGCAGGTGCTGAGCGAGGCGTTGCAGGTCGTCTGTGCGGCGGATCATCCTCTGGCCGGAAAGCGCGTGAAGCGCCTCGCCGAGCTCGGTGGCGAGCGCTGGATCGCCTTTCCGGAGATCCGCGGGCGGCGCGAAATCGCCGCGGCTCACGTGTTCGCGTTGTTTCTGACGCAGGGACTTGGCGAGGTGGAGTGGACGGCCGTGGACAGCCTCACCGCGCAGAAGCGGCTCGTGGAATCGGGCTTTGGCCTTGCACTGCTGGGACAAAGCCATTTGGCGGAGGAACTGCGTGCGGGCTCGATCGCGACGATCGCCGTGGGCGATCTTGCCGCGCAGCAGCACATCGTCCTTGTCACGCGTCGTGGCGGGTTTCTAAGCGCTGCCGCCGAGCGCCTGCTCGAGAGCATTCGCCGCAACTATGCGCTGGATGTCTTGGCGAGGCGGGACGCCCGAAAAAGTTCGCCGGCGCGCAAGGGTGTTGCGCGCCGGCGCTCGGTTTGA
- the purQ gene encoding phosphoribosylformylglycinamidine synthase subunit PurQ → MKAAILVFPGINRERDMARALRLISGHEPAMVWHAETSLPAGTDLVVVPGGFSYGDYLRCGAIAARAPVMDAVRDYAAKGGLVLGVCNGFQILCESGLLPGILMRNARLKFICHDVHLRVERSDTPFTRGYNAGQVIRVPVAHGEGNYAADAETIKRLEGEGRVLYRYCAADGSIDDISNINGAAQSIAGIVNDQGNVLGMMPHPENHVEDIMGCTDGRGLFAGLVQHLEKAA, encoded by the coding sequence ATGAAAGCCGCCATCCTCGTCTTTCCCGGAATCAACCGTGAGCGCGACATGGCGCGCGCCTTAAGGCTGATCTCGGGCCATGAGCCCGCGATGGTGTGGCACGCCGAGACCTCGCTGCCCGCGGGCACCGATCTTGTCGTGGTGCCGGGCGGTTTCTCCTACGGCGATTATCTGCGCTGTGGCGCCATCGCGGCGCGTGCGCCGGTGATGGATGCGGTGCGCGATTATGCGGCCAAGGGCGGCCTCGTGCTCGGCGTCTGCAACGGCTTCCAGATCCTCTGCGAGTCCGGCCTGTTGCCGGGCATCCTGATGCGCAACGCGCGGCTGAAATTCATCTGCCACGACGTGCATCTGCGCGTCGAGCGCTCCGACACGCCGTTCACCCGCGGCTACAATGCGGGCCAGGTGATCCGTGTGCCCGTGGCCCATGGCGAGGGCAATTACGCGGCGGACGCGGAAACCATCAAGCGGCTCGAAGGCGAGGGGCGCGTGCTCTATCGCTACTGCGCGGCCGACGGCAGCATCGACGACATCAGCAACATCAACGGCGCGGCGCAGTCGATCGCCGGCATCGTCAACGACCAGGGCAACGTGCTCGGCATGATGCCGCATCCGGAAAACCACGTCGAAGACATCATGGGCTGCACCGACGGCCGCGGCCTGTTCGCCGGCCTGGTCCAGCATCTGGAAAAGGCCGCGTGA
- a CDS encoding tripartite tricarboxylate transporter substrate binding protein BugD — translation MIAFVLKRTLAALAAASLATAAFAQDYPKRPITMIVPFAAGGTSDVIARTVAEQMGIALGQTIVIENVAGAGGSTALARASRAEPDGYTIAIGNAGTNAATYTIYPKLPFTPESFVPIAMVAKTFGIIALRKDFPAKDLKEFIAYAKANPGRINLGHAGVGSSNYLICKSFVTSAGIDATLVGYRGAAPALTDAVGSQIDGVCDAAASVSQSINEKLVKGLVVGSTVRLATLPDLPTSAEAGLPEFEAQGWNGLFAPKGTPPAVIAKLNAAARTAVETDAVKKRFADLSTVAPDPDEHTPEVLAKLVTRDVEKYRKMLADDAKP, via the coding sequence GTGATTGCGTTCGTGTTGAAGCGGACGCTCGCCGCGCTCGCGGCGGCCTCGCTTGCGACCGCCGCATTCGCGCAGGATTATCCAAAACGTCCGATCACCATGATCGTGCCGTTCGCGGCCGGCGGCACCTCGGACGTGATCGCGCGTACGGTCGCCGAGCAGATGGGCATCGCGCTCGGCCAGACCATCGTGATCGAGAACGTCGCCGGCGCCGGCGGTTCGACTGCGCTCGCACGCGCATCCCGCGCCGAGCCCGACGGCTACACCATCGCGATCGGCAATGCCGGCACCAATGCTGCGACCTACACGATCTATCCGAAGCTGCCGTTCACGCCGGAGTCCTTCGTGCCGATCGCCATGGTGGCGAAGACCTTCGGCATCATCGCGCTGCGCAAGGATTTTCCGGCGAAGGACCTCAAGGAGTTCATCGCCTACGCCAAGGCCAATCCCGGCAGGATCAATCTCGGCCATGCCGGCGTCGGCTCCTCGAACTATCTGATCTGCAAGAGCTTCGTCACATCAGCCGGGATCGATGCGACGCTGGTCGGTTATCGCGGCGCCGCGCCTGCGCTGACCGACGCGGTCGGCAGCCAGATCGACGGCGTCTGCGACGCGGCCGCCTCGGTCTCGCAGTCGATCAACGAGAAGCTGGTGAAGGGCCTCGTGGTCGGCTCGACCGTGCGCCTCGCCACGCTGCCGGACCTGCCGACCTCCGCCGAAGCCGGCCTGCCCGAATTCGAGGCGCAGGGCTGGAACGGCCTGTTCGCACCGAAGGGAACGCCGCCCGCCGTCATCGCCAAGCTGAACGCGGCCGCACGCACGGCGGTGGAAACCGACGCGGTGAAGAAGCGCTTTGCCGATCTTTCGACGGTTGCCCCCGATCCCGACGAGCACACGCCCGAGGTGCTTGCGAAGCTCGTGACGCGCGACGTCGAGAAGTACCGGAAGATGCTCGCGGACGACGCCAAGCCATAG
- a CDS encoding magnesium and cobalt transport protein CorA: MNVPSLPTSPSEPVSAEGVVAAGAYVDGRRIANIAISEASSWRAKPGHVVWIGLHEPDMALLGAVQKQFDLHDLAIEDANHAHQRPKIEQYGDALFIVARTAQLIERRIAFGETHIFVGEGYLVSVRHGASTSYTPVRERCESCPRALARGEDYILYAILDFIVDNYSPVLESIHEEIEGIEDDVLSKAISKAQIERLYMLRRDLLRLRTAIGPLVEVCRRLEHDELSMVRQAMQPLFRDVTDHVRNIQERIDSMREVLAFAFEASLLVGQAQETAVSKKLASWLAIIAIPTALAGIYGMNFKHMPELEWEYGYFILLGVMLTACGSLYWRFRSVGWL; the protein is encoded by the coding sequence ATGAACGTCCCGTCGCTGCCCACCTCCCCGTCCGAACCGGTGTCCGCCGAGGGCGTCGTCGCTGCCGGCGCCTATGTCGACGGCCGGCGCATCGCCAATATCGCCATCAGCGAGGCCTCGAGCTGGCGCGCCAAGCCCGGCCACGTGGTCTGGATCGGCCTGCACGAGCCTGACATGGCGCTGCTGGGCGCGGTGCAGAAGCAGTTCGACCTGCACGATCTCGCCATCGAGGACGCCAACCACGCCCATCAGCGCCCCAAGATCGAGCAGTATGGCGATGCCCTGTTCATCGTCGCGCGCACCGCGCAATTGATCGAGCGCCGCATCGCCTTCGGCGAGACGCACATTTTCGTCGGCGAAGGCTATCTGGTCTCGGTGCGCCACGGCGCCTCGACGTCCTACACGCCGGTACGCGAACGCTGCGAGAGCTGTCCGCGGGCGCTCGCGCGCGGCGAGGACTACATCCTCTACGCCATTCTCGATTTCATCGTCGACAATTACTCGCCGGTGCTCGAGAGCATTCACGAGGAGATCGAGGGCATCGAGGATGACGTGCTGTCCAAGGCGATCAGCAAGGCGCAAATCGAGCGCCTTTACATGCTGCGCCGCGACCTGTTGCGGCTCAGGACCGCGATCGGCCCGCTGGTGGAGGTCTGCCGCCGGCTCGAGCATGACGAGCTGTCGATGGTGCGGCAGGCCATGCAGCCGCTGTTCCGCGACGTCACCGACCACGTCCGCAACATCCAGGAGCGCATCGATTCCATGCGCGAGGTGCTGGCCTTCGCCTTCGAGGCGAGCCTGCTGGTCGGCCAGGCCCAGGAGACCGCTGTGTCCAAGAAGCTCGCGTCCTGGCTCGCGATCATCGCCATTCCCACAGCGCTCGCCGGCATCTACGGCATGAACTTCAAGCACATGCCCGAGCTGGAATGGGAGTACGGGTACTTCATTCTGCTCGGCGTGATGCTGACGGCATGCGGCTCGCTGTACTGGCGTTTCCGCAGCGTGGGGTGGCTGTGA
- the cynS gene encoding cyanase: MKREDLTEKLLDIKREKGWSWKHICEKIGGYSEVLIVGAIMGQMKLTKPQAANAGELFGLSKAEVAMLNEVPMRGTGTPMPPTDPLIYRFYEMVMVNGPAWKALIEEEFGDGIMSAIDFDMAIERVANPKGDRVRITMSGKFLPYKYYGASGNVPEYGFREE, encoded by the coding sequence ATGAAACGCGAAGACCTCACCGAGAAGCTGCTCGACATCAAGCGCGAGAAGGGCTGGAGCTGGAAGCACATCTGCGAGAAGATCGGCGGCTATTCCGAAGTCCTGATCGTTGGTGCGATCATGGGCCAGATGAAGCTGACGAAACCGCAGGCTGCCAATGCCGGCGAGCTGTTCGGCCTGTCGAAGGCGGAAGTCGCGATGCTGAACGAGGTGCCGATGCGGGGCACCGGCACGCCGATGCCGCCGACCGATCCCCTGATCTACCGCTTCTACGAGATGGTAATGGTCAACGGCCCCGCCTGGAAGGCGCTGATCGAGGAGGAGTTCGGCGACGGCATCATGTCGGCGATCGACTTCGACATGGCCATCGAGCGCGTCGCCAACCCGAAGGGCGACCGCGTCAGGATCACCATGAGCGGCAAGTTCCTGCCGTACAAATATTACGGCGCCAGCGGCAATGTGCCGGAGTACGGCTTCAGGGAGGAGTGA
- a CDS encoding carbohydrate ABC transporter permease: protein MQRVWETRAVWLTPLLLLAAPVSIFVLLIVIPIIQSIWISFYDWDGTGPASWVGLGNYAELFADPQFYVSLKNNIIWLLLFLLAPVIGLAIAVFLNQTLPEMRFVKSIFFIPLVLAHVIIGVVFTWFYDPTFGIIAILARAVGMTPPAILSNEHLVTFGIIAAALWSQIAFCLVLFLAGLSQLDDDLIAAGRLDGASGWPLFYYVVLPQLRPVTFVATIITVIMSLRNFDMIAIMTQGGPYGSSTVLAYQMFDATIFSYRAGYGAAIATVLFAIMSVYIAWFLRYTLKQEAAER from the coding sequence CTGCAGCGCGTGTGGGAGACTCGCGCGGTCTGGTTGACACCGCTTCTCCTGCTGGCCGCTCCGGTCTCGATATTCGTTCTTTTGATCGTCATTCCGATCATCCAAAGTATCTGGATCAGCTTCTACGACTGGGACGGGACCGGCCCGGCAAGTTGGGTCGGGCTCGGCAACTATGCCGAGCTCTTCGCCGATCCGCAGTTCTACGTCTCGCTGAAGAACAACATCATCTGGCTGCTCCTGTTTCTGCTGGCGCCGGTCATCGGCTTGGCGATCGCCGTATTTCTGAATCAAACTCTTCCGGAAATGCGCTTCGTCAAATCGATCTTCTTCATTCCTCTCGTTCTTGCGCACGTGATCATCGGCGTCGTGTTCACGTGGTTCTACGATCCGACGTTCGGCATCATCGCCATTCTGGCGCGAGCCGTGGGAATGACGCCGCCAGCGATCCTATCCAACGAGCACCTGGTCACGTTCGGCATCATTGCCGCCGCGCTGTGGTCGCAGATCGCGTTCTGCCTCGTTCTCTTTCTCGCGGGTCTGTCTCAGCTTGATGATGATCTGATCGCCGCAGGACGCCTCGACGGCGCGAGCGGATGGCCTTTGTTCTACTACGTGGTGCTGCCTCAGCTCAGGCCTGTAACGTTCGTCGCCACCATCATCACCGTGATCATGTCGCTGCGAAACTTCGACATGATTGCAATCATGACGCAGGGAGGTCCGTACGGAAGCTCGACGGTTCTCGCCTACCAGATGTTCGATGCTACCATCTTCAGCTATCGGGCCGGGTACGGGGCGGCAATCGCCACCGTTCTGTTCGCGATCATGAGCGTCTACATCGCCTGGTTTCTCCGGTACACCCTCAAGCAGGAGGCCGCGGAGCGCTGA
- a CDS encoding isocitrate lyase/PEP mutase family protein, with protein MTSQLDKATAFRALHERRGAFIIPNPWDAGTAKLLAAMGFEALATTSLGVANMLGSSGVSLDLILANARTIVDATELPVSLDLENCGADEPRRAAEAIRRAAEVGAVGGSIEDFSGDRDRPIYDFSLAVERVQAAVEAARALPIPFTLTARAENLLHGRKDIDDTIRRLQAFEAAGADVLYAPGLYDLATIRTVVSSLGKPFNHVMGFADPTLTVEQLSAAGVKRISVGGAMSRYALAAFLNCAREMKDKGSFTYVRGMAPVGELRAAFAAVTPP; from the coding sequence ATGACGAGCCAGCTGGACAAGGCGACGGCGTTTCGCGCGCTGCACGAGCGGCGTGGTGCCTTCATCATTCCCAATCCGTGGGACGCGGGCACCGCCAAGCTGCTCGCGGCGATGGGCTTCGAAGCCCTGGCGACCACGAGCCTCGGCGTCGCCAACATGCTCGGCAGCAGCGGCGTCAGCCTCGACCTCATCCTCGCCAATGCGCGCACGATCGTGGATGCCACCGAGCTGCCGGTCAGCCTCGACCTCGAGAATTGCGGCGCAGATGAGCCAAGGCGTGCTGCCGAAGCGATCCGGCGTGCCGCCGAGGTGGGCGCGGTCGGCGGCTCGATCGAGGATTTCAGCGGCGACCGCGATCGCCCGATCTACGACTTTTCCCTGGCCGTCGAGCGCGTCCAGGCCGCCGTCGAAGCGGCGCGCGCGCTGCCCATTCCGTTCACGCTGACGGCGCGAGCCGAGAACCTCCTCCACGGCCGCAAGGACATCGACGACACGATTCGCCGTCTGCAGGCTTTCGAGGCCGCTGGCGCCGACGTCCTGTATGCGCCGGGCCTGTACGATCTCGCCACGATCCGGACGGTGGTCTCCTCGCTCGGCAAGCCGTTCAATCACGTGATGGGCTTTGCCGACCCGACGCTGACAGTCGAACAATTGTCCGCCGCCGGCGTCAAGCGCATCAGCGTCGGCGGGGCGATGTCGCGCTACGCGCTCGCAGCGTTCCTGAACTGCGCGCGCGAGATGAAGGACAAGGGATCCTTCACCTATGTTCGCGGGATGGCTCCGGTCGGCGAGTTGCGCGCCGCCTTCGCCGCCGTCACTCCTCCCTGA
- the purC gene encoding phosphoribosylaminoimidazolesuccinocarboxamide synthase gives MSRRRRIYEGKAKVLYEGPEPGTLIQHFKDDATAFNAKKHQVIEGKGVLNNRISEYLFQHLNDIGVPTHFIRRLNMREQLIREVEIVPLEVVVRNVAAGSLSQRLGIEEGTQLPRSIIEFYYKNDQLNDPMVSEEHITAFGWATPQEIDDIMALAIRVNDFLTGLFLGIGIRLVDFKMECGRLFENEMMRIIVADEISPDSCRLWDIKSNEKLDKDRFRRDLGGLLEAYTEVAKRLGILMENERPQGSGPVLVKS, from the coding sequence ATGAGCCGTCGGCGTCGCATTTATGAAGGCAAGGCAAAGGTTCTCTACGAAGGCCCGGAGCCCGGCACCCTGATACAGCACTTCAAGGATGACGCCACCGCGTTCAATGCGAAAAAGCATCAGGTGATCGAGGGCAAGGGTGTCCTCAACAACCGGATCTCGGAGTACCTGTTTCAGCACCTCAACGACATCGGGGTGCCGACCCATTTCATCCGCCGCCTCAACATGCGCGAGCAGTTGATTCGCGAGGTCGAGATCGTGCCGCTGGAGGTAGTGGTGCGGAACGTCGCCGCCGGCTCGCTGTCGCAGCGCCTCGGTATCGAGGAGGGCACGCAGCTGCCCCGTTCGATCATCGAATTCTACTATAAGAACGACCAGCTCAACGACCCCATGGTGTCGGAAGAGCACATCACCGCCTTCGGCTGGGCGACGCCGCAGGAGATCGACGACATCATGGCGCTGGCCATCCGCGTCAACGACTTCCTCACCGGCCTCTTCCTCGGCATCGGCATCCGCCTCGTCGACTTCAAGATGGAATGCGGCCGCCTGTTCGAGAACGAGATGATGCGGATCATCGTCGCCGACGAGATCTCCCCGGACTCCTGCCGTCTGTGGGACATCAAGTCGAACGAGAAGCTCGACAAGGACCGTTTCCGCAGGGATCTCGGCGGCCTGCTCGAGGCCTATACCGAAGTCGCAAAGCGCCTCGGTATCCTCATGGAGAACGAGCGTCCGCAGGGCTCCGGCCCGGTGCTGGTGAAGAGCTGA
- a CDS encoding tetratricopeptide repeat protein encodes MPVALVVLLLDITLIYHASRTGRLRPWAFIILLVPMMGALAYIAVELIPEWFSSAGARQARQRVANRLDPEKRYRELSDRLAGTDTIANRAALAEECATIGRFGEAEAHYDHILKLPMGHDPAYALRKAQAEFSAKRPADALATLDDFQKQWPDFDSADAHLLYARALAEVGRLDEALEEYQALAGYFPGAEARVRYGMLLQMVGRTAEARMVFNELLIQMRRAPKYLRKAQAEWLSIAEKQLSP; translated from the coding sequence ATGCCCGTCGCTCTGGTCGTTCTGCTGCTCGATATCACGTTGATCTATCACGCGTCGCGAACCGGCCGGCTGCGGCCCTGGGCCTTCATCATCCTGCTGGTGCCGATGATGGGCGCGCTCGCCTATATCGCGGTCGAGCTCATTCCCGAATGGTTCTCCAGCGCTGGCGCGCGGCAGGCGCGCCAGCGTGTCGCCAATCGCCTCGATCCCGAGAAGCGCTATCGCGAGCTGTCCGACCGTCTGGCAGGCACCGACACCATCGCCAATCGCGCCGCGCTGGCGGAAGAGTGCGCGACGATCGGCCGGTTCGGCGAAGCGGAAGCGCATTACGATCACATCCTGAAGCTGCCCATGGGTCACGATCCCGCCTATGCCCTGCGCAAGGCGCAGGCGGAATTTTCCGCCAAGCGCCCGGCTGACGCGCTCGCGACGCTGGACGATTTCCAGAAGCAATGGCCCGACTTCGACTCCGCCGACGCGCATCTGTTGTACGCCCGCGCGCTTGCGGAGGTCGGACGTCTCGACGAAGCGCTCGAGGAATATCAAGCGCTCGCCGGCTATTTTCCCGGAGCCGAAGCGCGGGTGCGCTACGGCATGCTGCTGCAAATGGTCGGCCGCACCGCCGAGGCGCGCATGGTCTTCAACGAACTGCTGATCCAGATGCGCCGCGCACCGAAATATCTCCGCAAGGCGCAGGCCGAGTGGCTGTCCATCGCGGAGAAGCAGCTCTCGCCGTGA
- the purS gene encoding phosphoribosylformylglycinamidine synthase subunit PurS gives MKARVTVTLKTGILDPQGKAIEGALKSLGVDGIASVRQGKVFDIELAGADKAKAEAALKDAADKLLANTVIENYRVEIV, from the coding sequence GTGAAGGCACGTGTCACCGTGACCCTGAAGACGGGTATCCTCGATCCGCAAGGCAAGGCCATCGAAGGCGCGCTGAAATCGCTCGGCGTCGATGGCATCGCCAGCGTCCGCCAGGGCAAGGTGTTCGACATCGAGCTTGCCGGCGCCGACAAGGCCAAGGCAGAGGCCGCGCTGAAGGACGCCGCCGACAAGCTGCTGGCGAATACCGTGATCGAGAATTATCGGGTCGAGATCGTCTGA
- a CDS encoding DUF1476 domain-containing protein, translated as MSEFDKRQEGFEKKYALDEEQKFKAEARRNRLLGLWAAEKLGITGDAAAAYAKEVVAADFEEAGDADVLRKITADFAAKNVAITEQAIRAKMSELIAVAAAEVKAGK; from the coding sequence ATGAGCGAGTTCGACAAGCGCCAGGAAGGTTTCGAGAAGAAGTACGCCCTCGACGAGGAGCAGAAATTCAAGGCAGAGGCCCGTCGCAACCGGCTGCTCGGTCTGTGGGCGGCGGAGAAGCTCGGAATCACGGGCGATGCCGCCGCGGCCTATGCCAAGGAAGTGGTCGCCGCCGATTTCGAGGAGGCCGGCGATGCCGACGTCCTGCGCAAGATCACGGCCGATTTCGCCGCCAAGAACGTCGCCATCACCGAGCAGGCGATTCGCGCCAAGATGAGTGAACTGATCGCGGTGGCGGCCGCCGAGGTGAAGGCGGGGAAATAA